The window CTAGGGCAAGCGCGGCGGCCAGATTCACCGTCGTCGTCGTCTTGCCGACGCCTCCCTTCTGGTTGGCCACGGCGATGATGCGGCGCTGACCGGGCCGCGGGAAGGGGGTGATGGCGGCCGCACCGGCGGCCGGGCCATCCTCGGGCGTGGACTCCTCGGCGGCGGCGTGCGCCCCGTGAGAGGGAGGGGTGGGGCGCCACGCCAGTGGGGCGGCGTCGGGTGCCAGCGGGGGCGTTTCACGTGAAACGGTTGCCGGGGGAGCCGTAGAAACGTCGGCTTCGCCACCCTCGGTTTCACGTGAAACCGGCGGCAACAGCGCTGGCGCGCCTGGCACTGTCAGTGGCACCGACAGGCTGAGCGAGGCCGGCGGATCGGGCGGGACCACCGGGGCGCGGAGCCGCGGCACGGCCGCCGGGTCGAAGACTGGCAGCTCCGGCCCCGATCCCGCGATCGACGAACCCGGCTCGGACTCGCCGCTGGGCGCTCGATCCAGCTCGGCGTCACCGTTCGGCGAGGCCTCCGCCCCGGGTTCAGCCACGGCGGGGCGCACGACCTGTGGCTCTAGCCGGCTCAGCTCGGGATCCGGCGTCGGCCAGCCGAGCGCAGATTCTGCTCGGACGACCTGATGGGGGATCACCGGCGGGCTGTCCGCCGAATGCTCGACAATTCCATCGGGGGGCCAGCCCAACTCATCGGTCACGGTCGTCCCCTCCCCCCGCGGGGCCGCTTCGCGGCATCCGGATGCGTACGACCAACGTCGCAGCCCCCTCCATCGCATCCCCACAGGTCTCCACCGTAGCCTCCGTCAGGCCGAGCTGCTTCAGAATCCCGCCGGCCGCCGCCAACTCGGAGCGGGCTCGCTCTCCCTTGATGGCGAGCAGAACACCGCCCGGGCGGGTCAGCGGCACCACTTTCGGAAGGAGTTGCGCGAGCGGGGCGACAGCCCGGCTGATCACCGCATCACCGAAGAGCCTTCCGTGGACATCTTCGGCACGCGCCCGCACAACCTCAACCCGGTGCAGCCCGAGGTCGTCGCGACACGCAACCAGGAATCGGCAGCGACGAAGGTTCGGCTCGAGCAGCGTCACCTGCAGATCAGGCCGGAGGACGGCCAGAACCATCCCCGGAAGCCCGGCTCCCGATCCCACGTCGACGAGCTCTCCACGAGCCGGCAGCAGCGGCGCGACTGCCGCGCAGTTGAGCAGGTGCCGCTCCCAGAGTCGGTCGAGCTCGCCCGGCCCGATCAGTCCCCAGGCAACTCCGATCTCGGCCAGCCAGTCGGCGTAGCGCCGTACCCGGCCGATCCCGGTTCCGAACATGTCAACCGCCCGACTGGGCGGTGGCGGCGCCAACCCCCGCAGCTCGGCCGGAACGAAGGGGACGGCCGGAACGAAAACTGGCGCGGGAGCCCCGAAAGGTGCCTGCGGCGCCCCTGCTGTGTGTCGGGTCACCGAACGCGGATGACAATCCTGCGCGTCGGTTCCTCGCCTTCGGATTCGCTGAGGACACCTTCGACGGTCGCCACGGCGTCGTGCACCACTTTGCGCTCGAACGGGGTCATCGGTTCCAGCGTTTGCGCGGCCCCACTCGCCAGGACCTCTTCGGCGATCCGGCGACCGAGGGCGCGAAGCTCCTCACGGCGACGGGCTCGAAAGCCCCCGACGTCGAGCATGAGGCGGCTGCGCACCCCCGTCTGTTGCTGCACGGCGAGCCGGGTGATCTCTTGAAGAGCCTCCAGAACCTCGCCGCCCGGTCCTACCAAACGGTCGAGTCGGGCCCCGACGATCGAGACGCTGGCTCGCTCGCCCTCCACGTCCATGTCTATGTCACCGTCGAGGTCCGCGATGTCGAGCAGCCCCTCGAGATAGTCAGCCGCCGCGTCTCCCTCGCGCTCGAGCAGCGCCGCCCCGTTGACCCGCTCGCTGACCTCGGGGGGCCCCGAGTCGACTACAGCCGGCTCGGCCCCTACAGCCGGCTCGGCCCCTACAGCCGGCTCCGCCTCCACAGCCGGCTCGGCCTCGAGTTTCGGATCTGGGGTTTCGGTCTCGGTCACGCCGTGCTCCTCGTCCACTGGACGTAGCGGGCTTCGCTGGGCATCGCGATCAACGTCGCCGACCGCGTCGATTTCGGTTTTTCCGTCCACCGCCGGGACGGCGAGCGCCGACGGATGCCACCGGCGGCGCACTCGGCGGCGCCGCGGGTGGACCGATCGGGCGCTGTCCGGGTCGGGGCCCGAGCGCCGCAGGTCCGGGCGTGGCGCCATTCTCCCGCGCCGACCCCGCGCCTTGGGCCCGGCCGACCGCCGGCTTGCCGGCCGCCGCCGCCGCGGGTTCCATCCGCCGGATAACGAAGTGCTGCTGAACCAGCGCCCAGACGTTGCTCGTGACCCAGTAGAGCAAGACGCCCAGCGGGAAACGGAAACCGAACGCGACGAAGAACACCGGCAGCACATACATGATCATTTTTTGCTGCTGCGGCATCTGGGTGCCGGTGGCGCTGTTGCGAGCCATCAACTGTCGCTGGGTCAGGAATGTCGTGGCGGCCATGACCACGATGAGAATGGCGACCAGGATCCGGGTGCTCGCCTGGTTGGCCGACAGGTACTTGAGCACGTTGGCACTGGAGGTGAAGGCCGCGGCCACCGGAACGCCGAAGATCCTGGCGTGCGCGGCGCTCTGAATCAGCGTGTGGGAAAAGCCGGGCACGGTGCGATAGGTCCCGACCAGCTTCCCGCTGACCACGGTGACCTTGGGTTGGATCGAGCTGAGCACATGGAATAGGCCGATGAAGATCGGGAACTGGAGCACCAGCGGCAGGCACCCGGTGAGCGGGTTCGCCCCGTGGTCGCGGTACACCGCCATGATCTCTTTGTTGAGCCGCTCCTTGTCGTTCTTGTACTTCGCCTGCAGTTCCTTGATCTTCGGCTGCATCACCTGCATCTGGCGCTGCATCCGGATCTGCTTGACGAACAACGGAACCAACAGCAATCGCATCGCCAACGTGAGCAGGACGATCGACAGGGCCCACGAGGCACCCGTGCCCGCGCCAAGAACCGGGCTCAACCCGGCATGGATGTGGACGAGCAGGAATGCGACGGCCTGGTAGAGCGGGTTCAGCACCGCACGGCTCCTGACGATGGGACGGTTGGGGAGGAACCGGGCGAAATTGTCGGCTCGGGTCGCGCCGCGTCCTGCCGTGACACCGGATCAACCCCGCCCGGATGGAACGGGTGGCACCGGGCCACCCGCCGGAGGGCCAACCAACTGCCGCGTCGAGCTCCGTGCACGGTGAGCGCCTCCACCGCGTAGGCACTGCATGAGGGGTAGAACCGGCAACGATTGCCCAGGAACGGGCTCACGAACCGGCGGTACCCGAGGATCGGCGCCCGCAGCAGCCGGGTCGGCCAGCTCACCGCGATCATCCGACTCATCCCGCCGCTCCCGTCGCCCGTCCGAGTAACGCGTCGAGATCGTGGCCGAGCTCGGCGGAACTGCGGCCCGCGGCCGCCGGTAACCCGCGGACGACGAGCCGCGTCCCGGCCGGCAGCCGGGGCAGACGCTCGCGGAGCAGGTGCCGCAGTTGGCGCCGGAGCCGGTTGCGGCTCACCGCGGGACCGACGGTACGCCCGACGATGAAACCGACCCGGGCCGGGCCCGAGCCGTCCCGCGCAAGGTGGACGACGACGGTCGGCCCACCGAGGCGCCGGGCGTGGCGCAGCGCACTCTGGAACTCGGATCGGGTCCGGAGCCGGGCACCGGTGGGCAGCAACGCGCCCTCCGCTGGCTCAGGCCGAGAGCCGCTCGCGGCCCTTGCGCCGGCGGGCAGCCAGGACGGCCCGGCCCGCTCGGGTGCGCATGCGCAGCCGGAAGCCGTGGGTCCTCGCACGCCGGCGATTGTTCGGCTGGAAGGTGCGCTTGCTCACGACAAAGACTCCTGGCGAGTGGCGCTCGGGGCATGGGAAACACCGCCCGGAACGGACGGCTGCTCCTACGGTACGGCGCGGCCCCCAGCCGGGTCAATCCCGGGTACCCGTCCGACCGGTGGCTGGACCGCGGGTCAACAGCGACACGCCGCGTGGACAGAATCGGATGTGGAGAACTCCTTGAAGGGATGGGCGGCGGACTGTTAGCGTCGGCTCGCCGGTCTTCCCCCGCGCTCGTCATCGCCCTCAGCGCGCTGCTGCCCACCGTCGGTGGGCACCGCACCGGCAGATCCACCGTCCGCGGTCGTCGCCATGCACAGGCTGTGGACGATGGTGTGGACGATGGTGTGCGCGGCAACCGTCGTGCGGTGAGGGGACTGAGCGTGCCAACAGACACCGAAGTGCCGGTCGACCTGGTCGAGGTCTGGACCCGAGCCCTGGCCGGTCTCTCCGACGAGACGTTGCCGCCCCAACAGCGCGCCTGGATGCGCCTGACCCAGCCGCTGGCGCTCGTTCAAGACACGGCACTGCTTGCGACGCCGAACGAGTTCACTCGGACCCTCCTCGAGTCACGGCTGCGTCCGATGATCGTCGAGGCGCTTTCGCGCGAGCTCGGTCGAGAGATCCGGGTCGCCGTCACCGTCGAGGCGCTGCCGGACCGCGCCGCGGAACTCGCTGAACCCGAGCCGGAACCGCCGGTCCGGGCCGCCCCGGAATCGGCACCGCCCCCGATCGCCGGAACGGGGCGCGACCCGGTGGCGGCGGGGCCGCCGGTTCCCACCCGGCTCAACCCCCGCTACCTGTTCGAGACCTTCGTGATCGGCTCGAGCAACCGGTTCGCCCACGCCGCCGCGGTCGCCGTGGCCGAGGCGCCGGCGAAGGCTTACAACCCGCTGTTCATCTACGGCGAGTCTGGACTCGGTAAGACACATCTACTGCACGCGATCGGTCACTACACGCACCATCTGTACGCCAACGCCCGGGTTCGCTACGTCAGCTCGGAAGAGTTCACCAACGACTTCATCAACTCGATCCGTGACGGCAAGGCCGACGGGTTTCGTCGCCGCTACCGCG of the Mycobacteriales bacterium genome contains:
- the rsmG gene encoding 16S rRNA (guanine(527)-N(7))-methyltransferase RsmG translates to MFGTGIGRVRRYADWLAEIGVAWGLIGPGELDRLWERHLLNCAAVAPLLPARGELVDVGSGAGLPGMVLAVLRPDLQVTLLEPNLRRCRFLVACRDDLGLHRVEVVRARAEDVHGRLFGDAVISRAVAPLAQLLPKVVPLTRPGGVLLAIKGERARSELAAAGGILKQLGLTEATVETCGDAMEGAATLVVRIRMPRSGPAGGGDDRDR
- a CDS encoding R3H domain-containing nucleic acid-binding protein; the encoded protein is MLEREGDAAADYLEGLLDIADLDGDIDMDVEGERASVSIVGARLDRLVGPGGEVLEALQEITRLAVQQQTGVRSRLMLDVGGFRARRREELRALGRRIAEEVLASGAAQTLEPMTPFERKVVHDAVATVEGVLSESEGEEPTRRIVIRVR
- the yidC gene encoding membrane protein insertase YidC; protein product: MLNPLYQAVAFLLVHIHAGLSPVLGAGTGASWALSIVLLTLAMRLLLVPLFVKQIRMQRQMQVMQPKIKELQAKYKNDKERLNKEIMAVYRDHGANPLTGCLPLVLQFPIFIGLFHVLSSIQPKVTVVSGKLVGTYRTVPGFSHTLIQSAAHARIFGVPVAAAFTSSANVLKYLSANQASTRILVAILIVVMAATTFLTQRQLMARNSATGTQMPQQQKMIMYVLPVFFVAFGFRFPLGVLLYWVTSNVWALVQQHFVIRRMEPAAAAAGKPAVGRAQGAGSARENGATPGPAALGPRPGQRPIGPPAAPPSAPPVASVGARRPGGGRKNRNRRGRRR
- the yidD gene encoding membrane protein insertion efficiency factor YidD, translating into MSRMIAVSWPTRLLRAPILGYRRFVSPFLGNRCRFYPSCSAYAVEALTVHGARRGSWLALRRVARCHPFHPGGVDPVSRQDAARPEPTISPGSSPTVPSSGAVRC
- the rnpA gene encoding ribonuclease P protein component, which encodes MLPTGARLRTRSEFQSALRHARRLGGPTVVVHLARDGSGPARVGFIVGRTVGPAVSRNRLRRQLRHLLRERLPRLPAGTRLVVRGLPAAAGRSSAELGHDLDALLGRATGAAG
- the rpmH gene encoding 50S ribosomal protein L34, with the translated sequence MSKRTFQPNNRRRARTHGFRLRMRTRAGRAVLAARRRKGRERLSA
- the dnaA gene encoding chromosomal replication initiator protein DnaA, with the translated sequence MGGGLLASARRSSPALVIALSALLPTVGGHRTGRSTVRGRRHAQAVDDGVDDGVRGNRRAVRGLSVPTDTEVPVDLVEVWTRALAGLSDETLPPQQRAWMRLTQPLALVQDTALLATPNEFTRTLLESRLRPMIVEALSRELGREIRVAVTVEALPDRAAELAEPEPEPPVRAAPESAPPPIAGTGRDPVAAGPPVPTRLNPRYLFETFVIGSSNRFAHAAAVAVAEAPAKAYNPLFIYGESGLGKTHLLHAIGHYTHHLYANARVRYVSSEEFTNDFINSIRDGKADGFRRRYRDIDVLLVDDIQFLENKEQTQEEFFHTFNTLHNANKQIVISSDRPPKQLVTLEDRLRNRFEWGLLTDIQPPELETRIAILRKKAAQEGLSAPPEVLEFIAGKIASNIRELEGALIRVTAFASLNRQSVDLGLAEVVLKDLITDRIGPEITASTIMGATAQYFGVSLEDLCGSSRSRVLVTARQIAMYLCRELTDLSLPKIGATFGGRDHTTVIHADRKIRKLMAERRAVYNQVTELTNRIKSQARQG